AGCCCGTTCGTCGGCGAAGGGCTGCGGCCCGGCGACCTGATCGCCGAGGTCAACGGACAGCCGGTGGCGTCGAGCGAGGCGTTCGAGCGCGCCGTCAAGGCCACGCCGTCGGGCAAGTTCCTTCGTCTCTACGTCAAGCGGTTCGACCCGCGGGGAGACGGCAACCCCTTCTCCTTCTTCGCCGTGACCCGCGTGCCCTGAGCGGCAAAGCGGGAACTGGTTCTCGGGGGCCGGTCCGCCAGGGCCGGCCCTTTCTCTCTTGCTAGGATGCGGACGATGACGACTTCCTATCGCGCCTCCGTGCTCGTCGTCGACGACGAGCAGGCGATCCGCGAGAGCTTGCGGATGATTCTCGAGTTCGAGGGCTACCGTGTCGACGAGGCGGCGGATGGCCATGCGGCGCTGCGCTTCCTGGCCGAGCGGCGGCCCGACGCGGTGCTGCTCGACATCAAGATGCCGGAGCTCGACGGGCTCGCCGTGCTGCGCGACCTTCGCGAGCGTGGCCACGATCTGCCGGTGGTGATGATCACCGGGCACGGCGACGTGCAGACGGCGTTGGAAGCCACGCGCCGCGGCGCCTTCGACTTCCTCGAGAAGCCTCTGGCCCGCGATCGCGTCCTGCTCTCGCTGCGCAACGCCGTCGAGGCGTACCGCTTGCAGCGCGACGCCCGCCGTCAACGCGGCGAGCTCGACGAGCTGGTCGGCGTCTCCGCGGCGATGCGCAAAGTGCGCGAGACGATCGAGCTCGCGGCCCCGACGGTGGCGACCGTACTGATCACCGGCGAGAGCGGGACCGGCAAGGAGCTGGTGGCGCGCGAGATCCACCAGCTCTCGCCGCGTCGCGAGCGTCCGTTCGTGCAGGTCAACTGCGCGGCCATCCCGGAGGAGTTGATCGAGTCGGAGCTCTTCGGCCACGAGAAGGGGAGCTTCACCGGGGCGATGCGCAAGCAGACCGGCAAATTCGTCGCCGCCGACGGGGGGACCATCTTCCTCGACGAGATCGGCGACATGTCGCCCCGGACGCAGGCCAAGGTCCTGCGGGTGCTGCAGAACGGCGAAGTGGAGCCGGTTGGCGCCGAGCGGGTGGTGCGCGTCAACGTGCGGGTGGTGGCGGCGACCAACCGCGACCTCGCTGCCGACATCGAGTCCGGGCGCTTCCGCGAAGACCTCTTCTATCGCCTGAATGTCGTGCCGCTGAGGACGCCGGCACTGCGTGAGCACATCGAGGACCTGCCGGCCCTCGTCGTGCACTTCGTTCGCCTCTTCTCGGAAGGGAACAACTACCGCTCGAAGACGTTCTCGCCGGAGGCGCTCGAGCTGTTGCGCTCGCTGCCCTGGAAGGGCAACGTGCGCGAGCTCAAGAACCTGGTCGAGCGGCTCCTCATCCTGACCCCCGGCGATTCCATCGACCGCGCGGCGGTGCTCGCGGCGGTGGGTGCGGCCCAGCCCGACATCGGCCAGGCGCTGCTGGCGATCCGCACGCTGCGCGAGTTCCGCGACGAGGCCGAGCGGCTCTTCCTGCTGCGCAAGCTCGAGGAGAACGCGTGGAACGTCACCCAGACGGCGCAGGCGATCGACACGCCGCGCTCGAACCTCTACAAGAAGATGGAGCAGTATGAGATCCGACGCCCCGGAGATGCCGAGCCCGGCTGATGCGGCCGAGCTGATCGCCCTGCTGGAAGAGTGTGGAGCCCTGCGGCGAGGTCACTTCCTCCTCTCCTCCGGCCTTCACTCGAGCGCCTACGTCCAGTGTGCGCTGCTGCTCGAGGAGCCTCGCCGGGCCCGCTGGGTGGGCGAGCGGCTGGGAAGGCGACTGGCGGGCCTCACCCCCGATTCGGTCCTGTCGCCAGCGCTCGGCGGGGTGATCGTCGGCCACGAGGTGGCAGCGGCTCTCGGTGTGCCGTTCCGCTTCGTCGAACGCGACGGCGAACGGCTGGCCCTGCGGCGGGGCTTCACGCTGCGGCCGGGGGAGCGCGTCGTGGTGGTGGAGGACGTAGTGACCACGGGCAAGTCGACGCGCGAGACGATGGAGCTCGCGGTGGCGCTGGGGGCCGAGCCGGTGGGCGTCGGAGCGATCCTCGACCGCAGCCGCGACGAGGCGCCGTTCGCGCTCCCCTTCGCCGCCCTCGGCAGGCTCGACCTTCCGGCTCACGCCCCCGACGCGTGTCCGCTCTGCGCGGCGGGTGGCCGGGCGGAGAAGCCGGGGAGCCGTCCTCAGCCGAGCGCTTCGCGGTAGAGCACGTCGACCGCCTGCTTGAGCGCCGCGAGGCGGCCGAGCTTCTCCGCTTCGGCGCTCGAGACGCGCAGTGTCCAGCTGTTGTCGGCCGGATCGTAGACCTCGGTCGACCAGGCATGGCGGCGGTCGTCCCAGCGTCCGCCGCTCTCGTCGATCAGCCCCCAACCGGAGGGCAGGTAGCTCTTCAACTCGATCGGCAGGAAGGTCAGGGGATCGCTCATGGCGGGGATTCTCGCAGAGCGCGCGCCGCGAGAGAAGCCGGGGTCGCGTTGACCCGCCGAAAGGGCGATTGCTAGCATCCCGCCGGGCGGCGCTCCGACCTCTTCCTGGCGCCCGCGACGAAAGGCCGACAAGATGCGCATCGAGCTCAACGAGGAGCAGACCCTGCTGCGGGACACCGTGCGGCGGTTCGCCGACGAGGTCGTCCGGCCGCGGGCCAAGGAGATCGACGAGAGCGGCGAGTTCCCGCGGGAGTTCTACGACCAGGCCGGAGAGCTCGGGCTGGCCGGCGTCGCGGTCCCGGAGGAGTACGGCGGTGCCGGGATGGACGTCGTCTCCTACTGCCTGATGATGGAGGAGGTGTCGCGCGCCTGCGCCTCGAGCGGCGTGATCCTCTCGGTGAACAACTCGCTGGTCTGCGATCCGCTGCTCAATTTCGGCAGCGAAGAGCAGAAGCGCGAGTTCCTCGTGCCGCTGGCTTCGGGCAAGAAGCTCGGCTGCTTCGCGCTCACCGAGCCGGAAGCCGGGAGCGACCCGGCGGGCATGCGTTCGACGGCGACGCGCGACGGCGGCGACTACCTGCTCAACGGCGGCAAGGTCTTCATCACCAACGGGCTCGCGGCGGACGTGGCGATCGTCTTCGCCTCGAGCGACCTGGCGAAGAAGCACAAGGGGATCAGCGCCTTCATCGTGCCGATGGAGACGCCCGGCGTGAGCCGCGGGGGTCACCAGTACAAGCTGGGAGTCCAGGCCTCGGGCACCACCGAGCTCTACTTCGAGAACGCCCGGATCCCCGAGCGCTACCGGCTCGGCGCCGAGGGCGACGGCTTCAAGATCGCCATGGCGACGCTCGACGGCGGGCGGATCGGGATCGCCGCTCAGGCGGTGGGCATCGCCCAGGCGGCGTTCGAAGAGGCGCTCAAGTACTCGCAGGAGCGGCAGCAGTTCGGCAAGGCGATCGCCGGCTTCCAGGCGATCCAGTTCTACCTCGCCGACATGGCGGTGGAGCTCGACGCCGCGCGGCTGCTCACCTGGAAGGCGGCGTGGACCAAGCAGCAGAAGAAGCGCTTCAGCCTCGAGGCGGCCCAGGCCAAGCTCTATGCCTCCGAGGTCGCCCAGCGGGTGACCAACAAGGCGTTGCAGATTCACGGTGGCTACGGCTATACCCGCGAGTACAACGTCGAACGCTACTTCCGCGACGCGCGGATTACCGAGATCTACGAAGGGACGAGCGAGATCCAGAAGCTCGTCATCGCCGACCAGATCCTGCGGCGGAGCTAGCGTGGGCGCCGGGATGAGCCCTGCGTCCGACGCGGGTATCGATTTCTCGCTGAGCGAGGAGCAGGAGCTCCTGCGCCAGGAGGTCCGCCGTTTCGCCGAGGAGCGGGTGCGGCCAGGGGCGCGCGAGCGCGATCGTCTGCACGAGTTCCCGCGCCAGATCGTCCGCGAAGCGGGCGAGATGGGACTGCTCGGCATGCTGGTCGACGAGCGCCACGGCGGTGGCGGATGCGATCCGTTGACCTACTGCCTCGCCGTGGAGGAGATCGCCCGGGCCTGTCCGTCGACCGCCGTCACGATGAGCGTCACCAACTCGGTCTGCTGCTGGCCGATCGCTCATTTCGGCAGCGAGGCGCTGCAGGCCGAGGTGCTGCCGGAATTGGCGAGCGGCGAGGTGCTCGGCGGTCTGTGCCTCACCGAGCCGGGAGCCGGCAGCGACCCCGGCTCGATGCAGACCCTCGCGCGGCGCGATGGCGACGACTGGGTGCTCGAGGGTGAGAAGGCGTGGATCACCAACGCCGGCGTCGGCAAGTGGTTCGTCACGCTCGCCCGCACCGACCCGCAGGCGGGCAAGCGCGGCATCAGCGCCTTCGTCGTCTGCGCCGAGAGCCCCGGATTCGAGGTCGGCGCTCCGGAGGAGAAGCTCGGGCTGCGCGCCTCGCGCACCGCGGCCGTGCGCTTCGCCGGTTGTCGCGTTCCCGCGTCGCGGATGCTGGGTGCGCCGGGCGAGGGGATGAAGATCGCCCTCGCGACCCTCGATCACTCGCGCCTCGGCATCGCCGCCCAGGCGGTGGGCATCCACCAGCGGGCGCTCGACCTGGCGATCGCCTACACGCAGGAGCGGGTGCAGTTCGGCGTGCCGATCGTCGAGCATCAGGCGGTGCGCTTCACTCTGGCGAAGATGGCCACCGAGCTGGCGGCGGCGCGTCATCTGACCTATGCGGCGGCCTCGGTTGCCGAACGTCGGGCCGACGCCGGGCGTTTCGCCTCGGAAGCCAAGCTCTACGCCTCCGAGGCGGCCAATCGTGCCTGCTGGGACGCGCTGCAGCTGCACGGGGGCAATGGCTTCTCCGAGGAGTACGAGATCGCCCGGCTCTACCGCGACGTGCGGGTCACGGCGATCTACGAGGGGACGAGCGAGATGCAGCGGCTCGTCATCGCTCGCCACCTGCTGCCGCGCTAGGCTCCTACGCTGATGAGCGGCCCGCCGCGCGTCGCTGCGATCGTCCTCAACTACAACGGCCGCGAGCTTACCCTCGCGACCCTGCGCAGCCTCGCGCAGGTCGACTATCCGGACTTCGCCCTGGTGCATGTCGACAACGGATCGAGCGACGGTTCGTCGGCAGCCGTGGCGACCGAGCTGCCGACGGTGCGACAGATCCGCACCGAAGAGAACCTCGGCATCTCGGGAGGGCTCAATCTCGGCATCCGCTGGGCGATGCGCGAAGGATTCGACTACCTGATGCTGTGCAACAACGACATCGAGGCCGACCGGTCGCTGGTCACCGAGATGGTGGCCGTGGGCGAGCGTTCGCCCACCGTCGGCTGTGTCGGTCCCAAGACGTACTACTTCTACGGAGATCGGCGACGCCTGTGGGCGGCCGGAGGCTCGCTGCGCTTCCACGAGGCCGTGACGCGCGAGCGCGGGATGGGGCAGATCGATGCCGGGCAGTTCGATCGCGACGACGAGGTCGGCTACGTGAACGGCTGCTGCATGCTGATCAAGCGCGCGGCGCTGGCGGCTACCGGCCTGTGGGACCCCGTGTACCACGTCTCGGTCGAGGATGCCGACTGGTGTCAGCGGATGAAGCGCGCGGGCTTTTCCTGCTGGTACGCGCATCGGGCTCGGCTCTGGCACATGGTCTCGCCGACCACGGGGGGCTACACTGCCGGACGGACCTTTCGCACCGCCCGTTCGACGGCGATCTTCGTCCGCAAGTACGCCCGCTGGTGGCAGTGGGCGAGTTATCTGGCCTGGACCGCGGTGGCCTTGCCCGCCGCGTTCCTCCGCGAGCTGCCCCGCGGCAATCAGCAAGCCGTCGTGGCGAAGCTTCGTGGGATGCGTGCCGGGCTCGCCGAGCCGCTGCCGGCGCTGCCGCAGTTTGCCGCCGAGGAGTTGCGCGGCCGACTCTCGACCTCCTGAACCGGCGCGGCCTCGTCCGTCCACCTCGACAGCGATCGATGGCTTCCCGTGACGGGTCGGACGGTGTTTCCTCGATCGCGCCGGACGGGCGCTCTGCTCACAGATGGCGCTCGATCGGCAGGTGCGAGTAGAGGAACGCCTGAAGCCGGCGCCAGAGGCCGGCTCTCGGCTCGTGGTGGCGGAGCTTGCGGCTGCCGTCGCTCCGCCGCTCGATCCAGACGAGGCGCTTGCCGGCCGTCGTCCCGCGCAGCGCCGGGTCGACGCTCTCGCGCCGCGCGACCCTCCAGGCGCTCTCCGGCAGGCAGCCGCGGTCGAGGAAGGCGATGACCCGCCGTGCCAGCTCCGGGCTCTCGACGAGGATGCCGATCTCGGTGTTGTAGAAGATCGAGCGGCCGTCGAGATTGAGCGAGCCGACGAAGATCGTCTCGCCGTCGAGGACCAGGGTCTTCGAGTGCAGGCTGGCATGCGACCCCGGCCAGGTCACCATCGTGTGCCGCGTTCCACGGTCCGCGTCGGGCCGTAGCTCGTAGAGCTCGACCCCGGCGTCGACCAGTGCGGGGCGAGAGTTGGCGTAACCGGCGTGGGCGGCGACCACGTCGTTCGTGGCGAGCGAGTTGGTGAGAATGCGCAAGCGGATGCCGCGGCGGGAGAGCTCGTCGAGCACCTCGATCCCGCCGGTCGGAGGCACCAGGTAGGCGACCTCCGCCAGGATTTCACCGCGCGCGTGCCGCAACAGCTCGAGCAACTCGGAGGCCGGGTTCCCTTCTCGCGGGCCGGAACCGATCTTCCGGGGATCGTCGACCAACACCCGGCCGTGTGCCCAGAGCAGCTCGTGGGCGGTGCGGGCGAGCTCGCGCGCCGGTTCCCCTGGGGGTGACGTCGCCGCTGGTGGCCTGCCGTCGGCGTGCAAGGCTGCCGGCCCGAGCCGTTCGCGGAGTCGATCGAGGTCGGTCGGGCGAGCCGGCCGGAAGCGCAGCGGGGGCAAGGGGGAGGCCCAGCGGCTCTCCCAGAAGATGGCGAAGGCGCGGGAGGCGTCGCCTGCTGCCGGACCGGCGGCGACCAGGTCGAGGTCGCGGAAGTTGGCGCTCTCGGCACGAGCGAAATAGCCGTCGGCG
This genomic window from Holophagales bacterium contains:
- a CDS encoding orotate phosphoribosyltransferase gives rise to the protein MPSPADAAELIALLEECGALRRGHFLLSSGLHSSAYVQCALLLEEPRRARWVGERLGRRLAGLTPDSVLSPALGGVIVGHEVAAALGVPFRFVERDGERLALRRGFTLRPGERVVVVEDVVTTGKSTRETMELAVALGAEPVGVGAILDRSRDEAPFALPFAALGRLDLPAHAPDACPLCAAGGRAEKPGSRPQPSASR
- a CDS encoding sigma-54-dependent Fis family transcriptional regulator, producing MTTSYRASVLVVDDEQAIRESLRMILEFEGYRVDEAADGHAALRFLAERRPDAVLLDIKMPELDGLAVLRDLRERGHDLPVVMITGHGDVQTALEATRRGAFDFLEKPLARDRVLLSLRNAVEAYRLQRDARRQRGELDELVGVSAAMRKVRETIELAAPTVATVLITGESGTGKELVAREIHQLSPRRERPFVQVNCAAIPEELIESELFGHEKGSFTGAMRKQTGKFVAADGGTIFLDEIGDMSPRTQAKVLRVLQNGEVEPVGAERVVRVNVRVVAATNRDLAADIESGRFREDLFYRLNVVPLRTPALREHIEDLPALVVHFVRLFSEGNNYRSKTFSPEALELLRSLPWKGNVRELKNLVERLLILTPGDSIDRAAVLAAVGAAQPDIGQALLAIRTLREFRDEAERLFLLRKLEENAWNVTQTAQAIDTPRSNLYKKMEQYEIRRPGDAEPG
- a CDS encoding phospholipase D family protein, which encodes MSAHRPPPPPLRRRRAGLALLPLVALACASLPAPRPGPAPPPLVAVPPGPPTHLERLAAELGQGQPPGHSGFGLLEDGESALQARLQLIDLADRTLDLQTYIWELDRTGKLVLAHVLAAADRGVAVRILLDDTALQTHEAEWGALDLHPHVEVRAFNPFLWGRGPSIGQALEFLLDFERLNRRMHNKALIADESFAVVGGRNFADGYFARAESANFRDLDLVAAGPAAGDASRAFAIFWESRWASPLPPLRFRPARPTDLDRLRERLGPAALHADGRPPAATSPPGEPARELARTAHELLWAHGRVLVDDPRKIGSGPREGNPASELLELLRHARGEILAEVAYLVPPTGGIEVLDELSRRGIRLRILTNSLATNDVVAAHAGYANSRPALVDAGVELYELRPDADRGTRHTMVTWPGSHASLHSKTLVLDGETIFVGSLNLDGRSIFYNTEIGILVESPELARRVIAFLDRGCLPESAWRVARRESVDPALRGTTAGKRLVWIERRSDGSRKLRHHEPRAGLWRRLQAFLYSHLPIERHL
- a CDS encoding acyl-CoA dehydrogenase yields the protein MRIELNEEQTLLRDTVRRFADEVVRPRAKEIDESGEFPREFYDQAGELGLAGVAVPEEYGGAGMDVVSYCLMMEEVSRACASSGVILSVNNSLVCDPLLNFGSEEQKREFLVPLASGKKLGCFALTEPEAGSDPAGMRSTATRDGGDYLLNGGKVFITNGLAADVAIVFASSDLAKKHKGISAFIVPMETPGVSRGGHQYKLGVQASGTTELYFENARIPERYRLGAEGDGFKIAMATLDGGRIGIAAQAVGIAQAAFEEALKYSQERQQFGKAIAGFQAIQFYLADMAVELDAARLLTWKAAWTKQQKKRFSLEAAQAKLYASEVAQRVTNKALQIHGGYGYTREYNVERYFRDARITEIYEGTSEIQKLVIADQILRRS
- a CDS encoding glycosyltransferase family 2 protein; its protein translation is MSGPPRVAAIVLNYNGRELTLATLRSLAQVDYPDFALVHVDNGSSDGSSAAVATELPTVRQIRTEENLGISGGLNLGIRWAMREGFDYLMLCNNDIEADRSLVTEMVAVGERSPTVGCVGPKTYYFYGDRRRLWAAGGSLRFHEAVTRERGMGQIDAGQFDRDDEVGYVNGCCMLIKRAALAATGLWDPVYHVSVEDADWCQRMKRAGFSCWYAHRARLWHMVSPTTGGYTAGRTFRTARSTAIFVRKYARWWQWASYLAWTAVALPAAFLRELPRGNQQAVVAKLRGMRAGLAEPLPALPQFAAEELRGRLSTS
- a CDS encoding acyl-CoA dehydrogenase family protein, yielding MSPASDAGIDFSLSEEQELLRQEVRRFAEERVRPGARERDRLHEFPRQIVREAGEMGLLGMLVDERHGGGGCDPLTYCLAVEEIARACPSTAVTMSVTNSVCCWPIAHFGSEALQAEVLPELASGEVLGGLCLTEPGAGSDPGSMQTLARRDGDDWVLEGEKAWITNAGVGKWFVTLARTDPQAGKRGISAFVVCAESPGFEVGAPEEKLGLRASRTAAVRFAGCRVPASRMLGAPGEGMKIALATLDHSRLGIAAQAVGIHQRALDLAIAYTQERVQFGVPIVEHQAVRFTLAKMATELAAARHLTYAAASVAERRADAGRFASEAKLYASEAANRACWDALQLHGGNGFSEEYEIARLYRDVRVTAIYEGTSEMQRLVIARHLLPR